The sequence TTTTCTTACCCAAACTCTTGGGTCATAGAATTTTTTATTTGGTTTTTCTTCTCCTTTAGGGTTCCCGATTTGAGCTCTTAAATAATCAATATTATTTACCATATAATCTCTAACTCCTTCTGTGTATGCAAACTGAAGGTCAGTATCGATATTCATTTTGATTACTCCGTAGTCGATTGCTTCTCTGATTTCTTCCAAAGTAGATCCTGAACCTCCATGGAATACAAAGTTAATTGGCTTATCAGCAGTTCCGAATTTCTCCTGAACATATTTCTGAGAGTTGTCAAGGATTTTTGGAGTAAGAACCACGTTTCCTGGTTTATAAACTCCGTGTACATTACCAAATGCAGCCGCAATCGTAAAGTTGTCAGAAATAGCTTTTAATTTTTCATAAGTATAAGCTACATCTTCAGGTTGAGTATATAATTTAGAGTTATCAACGTCTGAGTTGTCAACACCATCTTCTTCACCTCCGGTTACTCCGATTTCTACTTCAAGAGTCATCTGAAGTTTAGCCATTCTTTCGAAATATTGAGCTGAAATTTCAATGTTTTCTTCTAAAGGCTCTTCAGAAAGGTCTAACATATGAGAAGAGTAAAGAGATTTTCCTGTCTGCTTGAAGAATTCTTCGTTAGCATCCATTAATCCGTCAATCCAAGGCAATAATTTCTTTGCACAGTGGTCTGTGTGAAGAATTACAGTTGCCCCGTAAGCTTCTGCAAGAGTATGAATATGTTTTGCTCCTGCGATAGCTCCTAAGATTGCAGACTTTTGTCCGTCATTGCTTAATCCTTTTCCTGCATTGAAAGCCGCTCCACCGTTTGAAAACTGAATAATTACAGGAGAGTTTAATTTCGCTGCAGTTTCCATTGTAGCGTTTATGTTGCTTGATCCAATTACGTTTACTGCAGGTAATGCAAATTTGTTTTCTTTAGCATACTGAAAAATATCAGTAACTAACTGACCTGTGGCAACTCCTGCCGGAAAAATTCTGCTCATGTTTTACTTTTTATTATAAATTTATTAGGTGCTTAATTTCGTGTAAAGGTAATCATTTTTAAGAAATCATTAATTTCTTTTGTCACGCCCCCAAAGCAGCTTCTGACGGATGGTTTCGTAAAAGCTCAAATTGTTGGGTTGTACCAGAAGAAGCTGAAAGTCTGCTTTTCTGATGATGATTTCCTTATCGGTTTCAATATGGATCAGTCTGGAGTCTAAAGACAATGAATATTGAGGTACTCTGCTTTCTACTCTGAATTTGATTTCCACTTTGTCATTGACCACTAATGGTCTCACATTCAGATTGTGAGGGGCAATAGGAGTGATGACGAAGTTTTCGTTATTCGGAGAGATGATAGGACCACCACAGCTTAAAGAATAAGCTGTAGATCCGGTAGGAGTGGAGATAATTACGCCGTCACCCCAGAATACATTTAAAAATTCATTATTAATATAAGAATCTACCGTAATCATGGAGGTGGTCTCCTTTCTTGAAATAGTTACGTCATTTAAGGCATAAGGAAAAGATCCTTCCAGATTGGGAGAAACTACTTCAATAACTGAACGGCGACTTGTTTTTACATCTCCTTTTAAGATAGAATCCAGTTCTTTAAAGGCCTCTTCTTTGGTAAAAAAGGCAAGAAATCCTAATCTTCCGGTATTTACACCTACGACTGGGATCTCAAGATCTTCAATAAATGTAAGGGAATTTACAATGGTTCCATCTCCACCGAAGGTAAAGAAAAGATCTACCTCCTTATCTAAAAGGTCCTGTTTATTATTGAACGTTTCGAAAATTTTTGAAAACTGAAGTGCTTCAGCCATTTCATCATACAGAACAGATTTTACCCCTCTGGTTTCAAGTTCAGAGATAAACTTGCTTAAATATAAAAAAGTATCAAGATCTTTTTTCTGAGAATATATGGCTGCCTTCATGTTATATTTCTATAAATTTTTGGAAAAAACCGAAGCGGTCTTTAAACAGATCGGATTTCTCATCAGAATAGTATTTTTCAACAATTCTGTAGTCGTACCGGTCAAAAGTTGAGTCTATCGAGGCTAAGTTTTCATTGCTGATCTTGATGGTAATGTGAATGACCTCATCTGACATAAAGCTAATGAATCCCCCATAAAATTTCGAATTATTGCTTTCCACAATATTGGCAATTTCCGTCATTGAGTATTTTCTGGCAGG is a genomic window of Chryseobacterium nakagawai containing:
- the fbaA gene encoding class II fructose-bisphosphate aldolase, which translates into the protein MSRIFPAGVATGQLVTDIFQYAKENKFALPAVNVIGSSNINATMETAAKLNSPVIIQFSNGGAAFNAGKGLSNDGQKSAILGAIAGAKHIHTLAEAYGATVILHTDHCAKKLLPWIDGLMDANEEFFKQTGKSLYSSHMLDLSEEPLEENIEISAQYFERMAKLQMTLEVEIGVTGGEEDGVDNSDVDNSKLYTQPEDVAYTYEKLKAISDNFTIAAAFGNVHGVYKPGNVVLTPKILDNSQKYVQEKFGTADKPINFVFHGGSGSTLEEIREAIDYGVIKMNIDTDLQFAYTEGVRDYMVNNIDYLRAQIGNPKGEEKPNKKFYDPRVWVRKGEDTFSTRLVQAFEDLNNVNTLK
- a CDS encoding NAD kinase, producing MKAAIYSQKKDLDTFLYLSKFISELETRGVKSVLYDEMAEALQFSKIFETFNNKQDLLDKEVDLFFTFGGDGTIVNSLTFIEDLEIPVVGVNTGRLGFLAFFTKEEAFKELDSILKGDVKTSRRSVIEVVSPNLEGSFPYALNDVTISRKETTSMITVDSYINNEFLNVFWGDGVIISTPTGSTAYSLSCGGPIISPNNENFVITPIAPHNLNVRPLVVNDKVEIKFRVESRVPQYSLSLDSRLIHIETDKEIIIRKADFQLLLVQPNNLSFYETIRQKLLWGRDKRN